The following are from one region of the Methyloversatilis discipulorum genome:
- a CDS encoding dihydrolipoyl dehydrogenase — translation MKEMIVDVAVIGAGTAGLAAYRAAIAGGKSAVIIEGGPYGTTCARVGCMPSKLLIAAAEAAHVTEKWDAFGIRLEGSVRIDGRAVMERVRRERDRFVGFVVRGVDSIPAEHKLRGYAKFIDDRSLQVDEHTVVTFGRAVIATGSSPAVPPMLKPAGKRLIVNDDVFDWTELPESVAVFGPGVIGLEIGQALHRLGVRVEVFGRGHFVGPFSDPALKAYATNAFAEEFPLHADAKVVSVEERPDGVRIVQELQDDRVVTKDFEWVIAATGRTPNVKNLGLENTSVTLGANGVPEFDRTTMQCGSTHIFIAGDANNDLPLLHEAADEGRIAGENAARFPAVQPGLRREPIAVVFSDPQLATVGKRYVDLAPDSFVTGEVSFEDQGRSRVMLRNKGLLHVYADKASGRLLGCEMMGPDVEHLAHLLAWAMQSGMTVQRALEMPFYHPVVEEGLRTALRDAAAKLSAA, via the coding sequence ATGAAGGAAATGATCGTGGATGTTGCGGTGATCGGTGCCGGCACGGCCGGCCTCGCCGCCTACCGCGCCGCCATCGCCGGCGGCAAGTCGGCCGTCATCATCGAGGGCGGCCCCTACGGCACCACCTGCGCCCGCGTCGGCTGCATGCCGAGCAAGCTGCTGATCGCGGCGGCGGAAGCGGCGCACGTGACCGAAAAGTGGGACGCTTTCGGCATCCGTCTCGAAGGGTCGGTGCGCATCGACGGCCGCGCCGTGATGGAGCGCGTGCGCCGCGAACGCGACCGCTTCGTCGGCTTCGTCGTGCGCGGTGTCGATAGCATTCCGGCCGAGCACAAGCTGCGCGGCTACGCCAAGTTCATCGACGACCGCAGCCTGCAGGTCGATGAGCACACGGTGGTCACCTTTGGCCGTGCAGTCATTGCCACCGGATCGTCGCCTGCGGTGCCGCCGATGCTGAAGCCGGCCGGCAAGCGCCTCATCGTCAACGATGACGTGTTCGACTGGACCGAACTGCCGGAATCGGTGGCCGTATTCGGACCCGGCGTGATCGGCCTGGAGATAGGTCAGGCGCTGCACCGCCTCGGCGTGCGCGTCGAGGTGTTCGGCCGCGGCCATTTCGTCGGCCCGTTCTCCGACCCGGCGCTGAAGGCTTACGCGACCAACGCGTTTGCCGAGGAATTTCCGCTGCACGCCGACGCCAAGGTGGTGTCGGTCGAGGAGCGGCCGGACGGCGTGCGCATCGTGCAGGAACTGCAGGACGACCGCGTGGTGACCAAGGACTTCGAGTGGGTGATCGCCGCCACCGGCCGTACGCCCAATGTGAAGAATCTCGGCCTCGAGAACACGTCGGTGACGCTCGGCGCAAACGGTGTGCCGGAGTTCGACCGCACGACGATGCAGTGTGGCAGCACGCATATCTTCATCGCCGGTGACGCCAACAACGACCTGCCGCTGTTGCACGAAGCGGCCGACGAGGGCCGCATCGCCGGCGAAAACGCGGCCCGCTTCCCCGCGGTGCAGCCGGGTCTGCGTCGCGAGCCGATCGCAGTGGTGTTCTCGGACCCCCAGCTGGCGACCGTGGGCAAGCGCTACGTCGATCTCGCGCCGGACAGTTTTGTCACCGGCGAGGTGTCGTTCGAGGACCAGGGGCGCTCGCGCGTCATGCTGCGCAACAAGGGTCTGCTGCACGTCTATGCGGACAAGGCCAGCGGTCGCCTGCTCGGCTGCGAAATGATGGGGCCGGACGTCGAGCATCTGGCTCACCTGCTGGCCTGGGCGATGCAGTCGGGCATGACCGTGCAGCGCGCGCTTGAAATGCCCTTCTATCACCCGGTGGTGGAAGAGGGGCTGCGCACTGCACTGCGCGACGCGGCGGCGAAGCTCTCCGCAGCGTGA
- a CDS encoding glutathione peroxidase, whose product MSLQNHEGKRVPNVTFRVRENNEWKNVTTDDLFKGKTVVVFSLPGAFTPTCSSTHLPRYNELAPAFKANGVDDILCVSVNDTFVMNEWAKDQESDNVTLVPDGNGEFTEGMGMLVDKADLGFGKRSWRYSMLVKDGVVSKMFIEPQEPGDPFKVSDADTMLNYINPNAKKPDQVAILTREGCGFCAKAKALLAEKGYHYAEINLPHTERSRALGAIVGAKTVPQVFINGQHIGGWEDLEKWAAAK is encoded by the coding sequence ATGAGTCTGCAGAACCACGAAGGCAAGCGCGTCCCCAACGTCACGTTCCGCGTCCGCGAAAACAACGAGTGGAAGAACGTCACCACCGATGATCTGTTCAAGGGCAAGACCGTCGTGGTGTTCTCGCTGCCCGGCGCTTTCACGCCGACCTGCTCGTCCACCCATCTGCCGCGCTACAACGAACTGGCGCCGGCGTTCAAGGCGAATGGCGTTGATGACATCCTGTGCGTGTCGGTCAATGACACCTTCGTCATGAACGAATGGGCCAAGGATCAGGAATCCGACAATGTGACCCTGGTACCCGACGGCAACGGCGAATTCACCGAAGGTATGGGCATGCTGGTCGACAAGGCCGATCTCGGCTTCGGCAAGCGCAGCTGGCGCTATTCGATGCTGGTGAAGGACGGCGTCGTGAGCAAGATGTTCATCGAGCCGCAGGAACCGGGTGATCCGTTCAAGGTGTCCGATGCGGACACGATGCTGAACTACATCAACCCGAACGCGAAGAAGCCGGACCAGGTCGCCATCCTGACCCGCGAAGGGTGCGGCTTCTGCGCCAAGGCCAAGGCCTTGCTGGCGGAGAAGGGCTATCACTACGCCGAGATCAACCTGCCGCACACCGAGCGTTCGCGTGCCCTGGGTGCCATCGTCGGTGCGAAGACGGTGCCGCAGGTGTTCATCAACGGCCAGCACATCGGCGGCTGGGAAGACCTGGAGAAGTGGGCGGCGGCGAAGTAA
- a CDS encoding LTA synthase family protein, which produces MTESLAPQRRALPFLLVLALTALAVWTLLRLGLWLYADPGSAAVHVFGRGLWFDMATLAWMLAPLLALSALLPARLRASRFVGALRWAALWLAVALLLFGAVAEVVFWEEFSTRFNFIAVDYLLYTQEVIGNIVESYPVGALVGGIVALSALFVVLLRRRLSFAVAVRSWRARVAMLAAAVLLPAAAQVAAIEQMEGSGDAYADELAGNGLFSLAAAMRRNELDYARWYATLPQEEADEVLRTLHVERLPLSAEDSPSAMDDPPHDKSPFTRRPRNVVLVTIESLSAEYVGAYGSKEGLTPELDRIAAEGLRFANVYATGTRTVRGLEALSLGTPPVPGQAIVRRTNNNNLSTVGEILAPQGVVPMFIYGGYGYFDNMNSYFRGNDYLIVDRTDFPKDSIVFENVWGVADESLYANALIAMNRKAAEGKPFFAQIMTTSNHRPYTYPDGRIDIPSPGGRHGAVKYTDWAIGQFIREAKKQPWFADTLFVFVADHCASVAGRTRLPVAKYRIPLIFYAPDMLPPGEFTDRLSQIDLAPTLLEVMGKNGDDHFFGRAFFEEHVQLDRVFISNYQDLGYLRGDLLTVLSPRRVVKAYRVDPVTLESTPTEPDPQRVKEAIAYYQTAAAAFKQGRLQMPAAQ; this is translated from the coding sequence ATGACTGAATCCCTTGCGCCACAGCGGCGCGCGCTGCCCTTCCTGCTCGTACTTGCGCTGACAGCGCTGGCTGTCTGGACGCTGTTGCGGCTGGGCCTCTGGCTGTACGCCGACCCCGGCAGCGCCGCAGTGCACGTTTTCGGGCGCGGCCTGTGGTTCGACATGGCAACGCTTGCCTGGATGCTTGCACCGCTGCTGGCACTGTCGGCCCTGCTGCCGGCGCGGCTGCGAGCCAGCCGCTTCGTGGGTGCATTGCGCTGGGCGGCGCTGTGGCTGGCGGTGGCGCTGCTGCTGTTCGGCGCGGTCGCCGAAGTGGTGTTCTGGGAGGAATTCTCGACCCGCTTCAATTTCATCGCCGTCGACTATCTGCTGTACACGCAGGAAGTGATCGGCAACATCGTCGAGTCCTACCCGGTCGGCGCGCTGGTCGGCGGCATCGTGGCGCTGTCGGCGCTGTTCGTCGTGCTGTTGCGGCGACGGCTTTCGTTTGCCGTCGCTGTCCGCTCCTGGCGCGCGCGCGTCGCCATGCTGGCGGCGGCCGTACTGCTGCCGGCGGCGGCGCAGGTGGCGGCGATCGAGCAGATGGAAGGCAGCGGTGACGCCTACGCCGACGAACTGGCGGGTAACGGACTCTTCTCGCTGGCGGCGGCGATGCGCCGCAACGAACTGGATTACGCGCGCTGGTATGCGACGCTGCCGCAGGAGGAGGCGGACGAGGTGCTGCGCACACTGCATGTCGAGCGCCTGCCGCTGAGCGCCGAGGACAGTCCGAGCGCGATGGACGATCCGCCGCACGACAAGTCACCCTTCACACGGCGGCCGCGCAATGTGGTGCTGGTGACCATAGAGAGCCTGTCGGCGGAATACGTCGGCGCCTATGGATCAAAGGAAGGCCTGACGCCGGAGCTAGACCGCATCGCTGCCGAAGGGCTGCGCTTTGCCAACGTGTATGCCACCGGTACCCGCACCGTGCGCGGTCTGGAGGCCCTGTCGCTCGGCACGCCGCCGGTGCCCGGTCAGGCCATCGTCCGGCGGACGAACAACAACAATCTGTCGACAGTCGGGGAAATCCTCGCGCCGCAGGGCGTGGTGCCGATGTTCATCTACGGTGGCTACGGCTACTTCGACAACATGAACAGCTATTTCCGCGGCAACGACTACCTCATCGTCGACCGCACCGATTTCCCGAAGGACAGCATCGTGTTCGAGAACGTGTGGGGCGTGGCGGACGAGTCGCTGTACGCCAACGCGCTGATCGCGATGAACCGCAAGGCGGCCGAAGGCAAGCCCTTCTTCGCGCAGATCATGACCACGTCGAACCACCGTCCCTACACCTACCCGGACGGCCGCATCGACATTCCGTCGCCGGGCGGCCGGCACGGCGCCGTGAAGTACACCGACTGGGCGATCGGCCAGTTCATCCGCGAGGCGAAGAAGCAGCCGTGGTTCGCCGACACGCTGTTCGTGTTCGTCGCCGACCACTGCGCGTCGGTCGCAGGCCGCACCCGGCTGCCGGTGGCGAAGTACCGCATCCCGCTGATCTTCTACGCGCCGGACATGCTGCCGCCGGGCGAATTCACCGACCGTCTGAGCCAGATCGACCTGGCGCCGACGCTGCTCGAAGTGATGGGCAAGAACGGCGACGACCATTTCTTCGGCCGCGCCTTCTTCGAGGAGCACGTGCAGCTGGATCGCGTATTCATTTCCAACTACCAGGACCTGGGCTATCTGCGCGGCGACCTGCTCACCGTGCTGTCGCCGCGGCGTGTGGTCAAGGCCTACCGCGTCGACCCGGTCACGTTGGAATCGACGCCGACCGAGCCGGATCCGCAGCGGGTGAAGGAGGCCATCGCCTACTACCAGACCGCGGCCGCGGCATTCAAGCAGGGCCGTCTGCAGATGCCTGCCGCGCAGTGA
- a CDS encoding hydrogen peroxide-inducible genes activator — protein MSALPSLRQLRYLVAVSDKLNFTQAAESCFVTQSTLSAGIKELEATLGTRLVERERHSVMMTAVGAEVVARARRLLAEAEDLTEWARNAERPMSGLLRLGVIPTIAPFLLPAVLPEVRSRYPELKLALREDLTANLLARLATGQIDFALIALPYDTGNLQVYSLFDEELLLIAPAGREADMPRDIGKLDPEALLLLEEGHCLRGHTLGGCRLDEPRVTGMEATSLFTLAQMVEGGLGMALLPDMTLRSGLLGHMNLVAHRFSEPRPRRTIALVARSSNARQECFSRLAELIAGQAPQSRTDTTDGTGT, from the coding sequence ATGTCCGCCCTGCCCTCGCTGCGCCAGCTGCGTTATCTGGTCGCCGTGTCCGACAAGCTGAACTTCACCCAGGCGGCGGAATCCTGCTTCGTCACGCAATCCACGTTGTCCGCCGGCATCAAGGAACTGGAAGCCACCCTGGGCACGCGGCTGGTCGAGCGCGAGCGGCATTCGGTCATGATGACTGCAGTCGGAGCCGAGGTCGTCGCGCGTGCGCGCCGGCTGCTGGCCGAGGCCGAAGACCTGACCGAATGGGCACGCAATGCGGAGCGGCCGATGAGCGGCCTGCTCAGGCTCGGCGTCATCCCGACGATCGCGCCCTTCCTGTTGCCGGCGGTACTGCCCGAAGTGCGGTCGCGCTACCCTGAACTGAAACTGGCGCTGCGTGAGGACCTGACCGCCAACCTGCTGGCACGGCTTGCCACCGGCCAGATCGACTTCGCGCTGATCGCGCTGCCCTACGACACCGGCAATCTGCAGGTGTACTCGCTGTTCGACGAAGAACTGCTGCTGATCGCGCCGGCCGGCCGCGAAGCGGACATGCCGCGCGACATCGGCAAGCTGGACCCGGAGGCGCTGCTGCTGCTGGAAGAGGGCCATTGCCTGCGCGGACATACGCTGGGCGGCTGCCGGCTGGACGAACCGCGGGTGACCGGCATGGAGGCGACCAGCCTTTTCACGCTGGCGCAGATGGTCGAAGGCGGGCTTGGAATGGCGCTGCTGCCCGACATGACCTTGCGCTCCGGCCTGCTCGGTCATATGAATCTTGTCGCGCACCGCTTCTCCGAACCGCGTCCGCGCCGTACCATCGCACTGGTCGCACGCAGTTCGAATGCCCGCCAGGAGTGTTTTTCACGGCTGGCCGAACTGATCGCCGGACAGGCGCCGCAGTCCCGCACCGACACAACTGACGGAACCGGTACCTGA
- a CDS encoding Dps family protein, producing the protein MSTINIGIPEDQRRAIADGLSRLLADTYTLYLTTHNFHWNVTGPMFNTLHLMFEGQYTELALAVDLVAERIRALGYPAPGTYSAYAKLTSIKEPEGVPSANDMIRQLVAGQEAVVRTARSIFAVVDEAHDEPTADLLTQRMQIHEKNAWMLRSLLEG; encoded by the coding sequence ATGAGCACGATCAACATCGGCATTCCTGAAGACCAGCGCCGCGCCATTGCCGACGGTCTGTCGCGCCTGCTGGCCGACACCTACACGCTCTACCTGACCACGCACAACTTCCACTGGAACGTGACCGGTCCGATGTTCAACACGCTGCACCTGATGTTCGAAGGTCAGTACACCGAACTGGCGCTGGCCGTCGATCTGGTGGCCGAACGCATCCGCGCGCTGGGCTATCCGGCACCGGGCACCTACTCGGCTTACGCCAAGCTCACGTCGATCAAGGAGCCGGAAGGCGTGCCGTCGGCCAACGACATGATCCGCCAGCTGGTTGCTGGCCAGGAAGCCGTCGTCCGCACCGCGCGCAGCATCTTCGCCGTGGTAGACGAGGCGCACGACGAACCGACCGCCGACCTGCTGACGCAGCGCATGCAGATCCACGAGAAGAACGCCTGGATGCTGCGCAGCCTGCTCGAAGGCTGA
- a CDS encoding efflux RND transporter permease subunit, which translates to MLDALTRSALARPLLTVLAALLLIAAGLNAAMKLPIDAFPDVSAPQVKIIVKLPGMTPEEMEARVTTPIEIEMLGLPKQTMLRSTSKYGLTDVTIDFEDGTDIYWARNQVSERLNGIMGDLPPGLSGGLAPITTPLGEMFMFTVEGDLPIAERRALLDWVIRPALRTVRGVADVNVLGGLASAYEVVPDAARMAATGITLDELRTTLERFNRNDGAGRINEGEETLLVRVQGRLTSLDDIGRLVVHATPTAQVRVADVAEVKLGALTRMGGVTHNGEGETVQGLVLGLRGADAQQVVAGVRARLEEVQAALPAGVKVVPFYDRGELVSRAVGTVSKALLEAVVLVGVMLYLFLGNLRAALAVAVVLPLSALWTFLLMHQFGLSANLMSLGGLAIAIGLLVDAAVVVVENVVAHLHEPGADQRPRQQVVLDAVREVAVPTTAGIVIIALVFVPLLSLQGLEGKLFAPVALTIVFALAGSLLLSLTVIPLLARLMLNAKSHADPWLPRTLARLYAPLLQKALAAPAVVGAVAGLLGVAAVVLYMGLGKTFMPTMDEGSLIVQLEKLPSISLDASLAIDSQFQRALKETVPEALQVVARAGSDEIGLDPMGLNQTDTFISLPTEVDKPAVIHRIRELLNEFPGVAYAFTQPIEMRVSEMILGVRGDLAIRIFGPDLDVLNHKADEIAEVLRATPGAEDVFFVRNEGVQYLRVVPDSDALARAGLDIDTLAASLRAQIEGERVGLIQQQERRIPLLVRASGSTAAADELAQLPVALPGGGRIALGQLARFERVGGPVQINRQLGSRNMVVIANVGGRDLVGFVEEARAQVMQKVELPPGYRLTWGGEFENQQRAAQRLALVVPVALVLIFLILYSTFDSLRQATLVMANVPFAMIGGVFALALSGEYLSVPASVGFIALLGIAVLNGVVLVSYFNQLRAAGMSMLDAVVHGAQRRLRPVLLTASMAALGLVPLLFASGPGSEIQRPLAIVVIGGLVSCTALTLLLLPILYKRFGERTAA; encoded by the coding sequence ATGCTCGACGCCCTGACCCGCAGCGCGCTCGCCCGCCCGCTGCTGACCGTACTGGCGGCGCTGCTGCTGATCGCCGCCGGCCTCAATGCGGCGATGAAGCTGCCGATCGACGCCTTCCCTGACGTGTCGGCGCCGCAGGTGAAGATCATCGTCAAGCTGCCGGGCATGACACCCGAAGAGATGGAAGCGCGCGTCACGACGCCGATCGAGATCGAAATGCTGGGTCTGCCGAAGCAGACCATGCTGCGCTCGACCAGCAAGTACGGCCTCACTGACGTCACCATCGATTTCGAGGATGGCACCGACATCTACTGGGCGCGCAACCAGGTGAGCGAGCGCCTGAACGGCATCATGGGCGACCTGCCGCCGGGCCTCTCCGGCGGGCTGGCGCCGATCACCACACCGCTGGGCGAAATGTTCATGTTCACCGTCGAGGGCGATCTGCCGATCGCCGAGCGGCGCGCGCTGCTCGACTGGGTGATCCGCCCGGCGCTGCGCACGGTGCGCGGCGTGGCCGACGTGAACGTGCTGGGTGGCCTGGCCAGCGCTTACGAAGTGGTGCCGGACGCGGCCCGCATGGCGGCCACCGGCATCACGCTGGACGAACTGCGGACCACGCTGGAACGCTTCAACCGCAACGACGGCGCCGGCCGCATCAACGAGGGCGAGGAAACGCTGCTGGTGCGCGTGCAGGGCCGGCTCACTTCGCTCGACGATATCGGGCGCCTGGTGGTGCACGCGACGCCGACTGCGCAGGTGCGGGTGGCCGACGTGGCCGAAGTCAAGCTCGGCGCGCTCACGCGCATGGGCGGCGTCACCCACAACGGCGAGGGCGAGACGGTGCAGGGCCTGGTGCTGGGCCTGCGCGGCGCCGACGCGCAGCAGGTGGTGGCCGGCGTGCGCGCCCGGCTCGAGGAAGTGCAGGCGGCGCTGCCGGCGGGCGTGAAAGTGGTGCCCTTCTATGACCGCGGCGAACTGGTGTCGCGCGCGGTCGGCACGGTGTCGAAGGCGCTGCTCGAAGCGGTGGTGCTGGTCGGCGTCATGCTCTATCTCTTCCTCGGCAATCTGCGCGCCGCATTGGCGGTTGCCGTGGTGCTGCCGCTGTCGGCGCTGTGGACCTTCCTGCTGATGCACCAGTTCGGCCTGTCGGCCAACCTGATGAGCCTGGGCGGGCTGGCCATCGCCATCGGCCTGCTGGTCGACGCTGCCGTTGTGGTGGTCGAGAACGTGGTCGCCCATCTGCACGAACCGGGCGCCGATCAGCGCCCGCGGCAGCAGGTGGTGCTGGACGCCGTGCGCGAGGTGGCGGTGCCGACCACCGCCGGCATCGTCATCATCGCGCTGGTGTTCGTGCCGCTGCTGAGCCTGCAGGGACTGGAAGGCAAGCTGTTCGCGCCGGTGGCGCTGACCATCGTGTTCGCGCTCGCCGGCTCGCTGCTGCTGTCGCTGACTGTCATTCCGCTGCTGGCGCGTCTGATGCTGAATGCGAAGTCGCACGCCGACCCCTGGCTGCCGCGCACGCTGGCCCGACTGTATGCGCCGCTGCTGCAGAAGGCGCTGGCGGCACCGGCAGTGGTGGGCGCCGTCGCCGGCCTGCTCGGTGTCGCGGCGGTCGTGCTGTACATGGGGCTGGGCAAGACCTTCATGCCGACGATGGACGAGGGCAGCCTCATCGTGCAGCTGGAAAAGCTGCCGTCGATCAGTCTCGACGCCTCGCTGGCGATCGACAGCCAGTTCCAGCGCGCGCTGAAGGAGACGGTGCCGGAGGCGCTGCAGGTGGTGGCGCGTGCCGGCTCGGACGAGATCGGCCTCGACCCGATGGGCCTGAACCAGACCGATACCTTCATCAGCCTGCCGACCGAGGTCGACAAGCCGGCGGTCATCCATCGCATCCGCGAACTGCTGAACGAATTTCCGGGCGTGGCCTACGCCTTCACTCAGCCGATCGAAATGCGGGTGTCGGAAATGATTCTCGGCGTGCGCGGCGACCTCGCGATCCGCATCTTCGGCCCGGATCTCGACGTGCTGAATCACAAGGCGGACGAGATCGCCGAAGTGCTGCGCGCGACACCGGGGGCGGAGGATGTGTTCTTCGTACGCAACGAGGGCGTGCAGTATCTGCGCGTGGTGCCGGACAGCGACGCGCTGGCCCGTGCCGGACTGGACATCGACACACTGGCGGCCAGCCTGCGCGCACAGATCGAGGGCGAGCGGGTCGGCCTGATCCAGCAGCAGGAGCGGCGCATTCCGCTGCTGGTGCGTGCCAGCGGCAGCACGGCGGCGGCCGACGAACTGGCGCAGCTGCCGGTGGCGCTGCCGGGCGGAGGGCGCATCGCGCTCGGTCAGTTGGCGCGTTTCGAACGCGTCGGCGGGCCGGTGCAGATCAACCGGCAGCTGGGCAGCCGCAATATGGTGGTGATCGCCAACGTCGGCGGCCGTGATCTGGTCGGCTTCGTCGAGGAGGCGCGCGCGCAGGTGATGCAGAAGGTCGAGCTGCCGCCGGGCTACCGGCTGACCTGGGGCGGCGAATTCGAGAACCAGCAGCGGGCGGCGCAGCGGCTGGCGCTGGTGGTGCCGGTGGCGCTGGTGCTCATCTTCCTCATTCTCTACAGCACCTTCGATTCGCTGCGTCAGGCAACGCTGGTGATGGCCAACGTGCCGTTCGCGATGATAGGCGGCGTGTTCGCGCTGGCGCTGTCCGGCGAATACCTGTCGGTGCCGGCGTCGGTCGGTTTCATCGCGCTGCTCGGCATCGCCGTGCTCAATGGCGTGGTGCTGGTGAGCTATTTCAACCAGCTGCGCGCCGCCGGCATGTCGATGCTGGACGCCGTGGTGCATGGCGCGCAGCGCCGGCTGCGGCCGGTGCTGCTGACCGCGTCGATGGCTGCCCTCGGTCTGGTGCCGCTGCTGTTCGCCAGCGGGCCGGGGTCGGAAATCCAGCGGCCGCTTGCAATCGTTGTCATTGGCGGGCTGGTTTCTTGTACTGCGTTAACACTGCTGCTGCTGCCCATCCTGTACAAGCGATTCGGCGAGCGAACCGCCGCCTGA
- a CDS encoding phosphatase PAP2 family protein produces the protein MRRHADLLAVAVLSALLALWSNRWSDGDLITAAWFFDAAAGAFPLRRQWLLSAVLHDGLKWLAVLVWLGLLAGWSVLRLRGAAAELRGRLAFVLVASLLAVIAVNMARAQSAHSCPWYVADFGGSGQFFRLLDPRPEEAGPGKCLPSGHAATAFMWLALLPVLTGARRRLALAGVLLLGGVAGAVQVARGAHFPSHILLSAALCALVVWICASLARK, from the coding sequence ATGCGGCGGCACGCCGACCTGCTCGCCGTGGCGGTGCTGTCGGCGCTGCTGGCGCTCTGGAGCAACCGCTGGAGCGACGGCGATCTGATCACCGCCGCGTGGTTCTTCGACGCCGCCGCCGGGGCCTTTCCGCTGCGCAGGCAGTGGCTGCTGTCGGCGGTGCTGCACGACGGCCTGAAGTGGCTGGCGGTGCTGGTCTGGCTTGGCCTGCTGGCCGGCTGGAGTGTGCTGCGCCTGCGTGGCGCGGCGGCTGAATTGCGCGGCCGTCTCGCCTTCGTGCTCGTCGCCTCGCTGCTGGCTGTGATCGCGGTAAATATGGCGCGAGCGCAGTCGGCCCACAGCTGCCCCTGGTATGTCGCTGACTTCGGTGGCTCGGGGCAGTTCTTTCGCCTGTTGGATCCGCGACCAGAAGAGGCCGGACCAGGCAAATGCCTGCCCAGCGGCCATGCGGCCACCGCCTTCATGTGGCTGGCGCTGCTGCCGGTGCTGACCGGCGCACGGCGGCGCCTGGCGCTGGCTGGCGTGCTGCTGCTCGGGGGCGTGGCTGGAGCGGTTCAGGTCGCGCGCGGTGCGCATTTCCCGTCGCACATCCTGCTCAGTGCCGCACTTTGCGCGCTGGTCGTCTGGATCTGCGCATCGCTGGCGCGCAAATGA
- a CDS encoding efflux RND transporter periplasmic adaptor subunit codes for MKLRIVFLLFGLSTAAAQAADVVLAPTQMQRLGVREALPVEAKSALATPWSARVVASPDAEWVATAPAGGVVVRVPVAEGQQVAAGAVLAELRSADLPDMGASLAQARTAAELARGNRERDRALHAEGLIAERRVRESEAAAAQADAALAAAQSRLRLMGVSAADASAGRIQVRAAAAATVLERMALPGQRVNEADPLLRLADANRLMLELNLPVAQAASVREGDLIELDGSAGRARVTQIGWGASDATQTVRIRAELPPSKNGLRPGQWVKVRRSATAAAAWSVPAGALLHHDGRSWVFMRTAQGFRAVEVEVLSQDSAQATVSGALDAKSPVAVSGVAAIKAVWLGHGGAE; via the coding sequence TTGAAGCTCCGTATCGTCTTCCTCCTGTTCGGCCTGTCCACCGCTGCGGCGCAGGCCGCCGATGTCGTGCTCGCGCCGACCCAGATGCAGCGTCTGGGTGTGCGCGAGGCGCTGCCGGTCGAAGCGAAAAGCGCACTGGCCACCCCGTGGTCGGCACGCGTGGTCGCGTCACCCGATGCGGAGTGGGTCGCGACCGCACCGGCTGGCGGTGTGGTCGTGCGGGTGCCCGTGGCGGAGGGCCAGCAGGTGGCGGCTGGCGCGGTGCTGGCCGAGCTGCGCAGCGCCGATCTGCCGGACATGGGCGCGTCGCTGGCGCAGGCGCGCACTGCGGCCGAACTGGCGCGCGGCAACCGCGAACGCGACCGCGCGCTGCATGCCGAGGGATTGATCGCCGAACGCCGCGTACGCGAGTCGGAAGCGGCGGCAGCACAGGCCGACGCTGCACTGGCTGCCGCACAGTCACGCTTGCGCCTGATGGGCGTGTCGGCGGCCGACGCGTCGGCCGGCCGCATCCAGGTGCGCGCCGCCGCCGCCGCGACCGTGCTCGAACGGATGGCGCTGCCCGGTCAGCGCGTAAACGAGGCGGACCCGCTGCTGCGCCTGGCCGATGCGAACAGGCTCATGCTGGAACTGAACCTGCCGGTCGCGCAGGCGGCGTCGGTGCGTGAGGGCGACCTGATCGAGCTCGACGGAAGCGCCGGCAGGGCGCGGGTGACGCAGATAGGCTGGGGGGCGTCGGACGCCACGCAGACGGTGCGCATCCGCGCCGAACTGCCACCTTCGAAGAACGGGCTGCGGCCCGGCCAATGGGTCAAGGTGCGCCGCAGCGCGACGGCAGCCGCCGCCTGGTCGGTGCCGGCCGGCGCACTGCTCCATCACGACGGCAGGAGCTGGGTGTTCATGCGCACCGCGCAGGGCTTCCGTGCGGTCGAGGTAGAGGTGCTGTCGCAGGACAGTGCGCAGGCCACGGTCAGCGGCGCGCTTGACGCGAAGTCGCCGGTCGCGGTCAGCGGGGTGGCGGCGATCAAGGCGGTGTGGCTGGGCCACGGCGGAGCCGAATGA